A window from Drosophila nasuta strain 15112-1781.00 chromosome 3, ASM2355853v1, whole genome shotgun sequence encodes these proteins:
- the LOC132792718 gene encoding uncharacterized protein LOC132792718: MRVINKRLTVQYLQRSEECLNPLGQSSLFMSSRRAQQDHEGLEASVLKELLNLDEALRDYFKEWLSELSLQRMAAEKLLKLSKDYMVKTEMSCSAPKFPIADTDAIVNKYQVHYQIILSSNSAMHRGLNALRKFLLAFRRESRKLDLSSETPFVLGDMFHKPIKFFMDLAEELFGYFHCSYLKLDCGSRHLDPADLMAVENYQKILAPCEEFDEYLQHNLGYCQCLRPVQPCPPVPRQTPPKTNGLEQLMVLAQQRRCARRVSKMTAKTEEVVQATPSKQESVELNLEHELRMNQLSMRLAMLRQSRGNFQTGYDRDIVEQMIYALSPSLMPDTYLPPQSRAAPTLSSPPAL; encoded by the coding sequence ATGCGCGTAATAAATAAACGCTTGACCGTGCAGTATTTGCAACGGAGTGAGGAGTGCCTAAATCCTTTGGGTCAGTCCTCGCTCTTCATGAGCTCGAGGCGAGCGCAGCAAGATCACGAGGGCTTGGAAGCGAGTGTGCTAAAGGAGCTACTCAACTTGGACGAGGCACTTCGTGACTACTTCAAGGAATGGCTCAGCGAATTGTCGCTGCAACGCATGGCGGCGGAAAAGCTGTTGAAACTCTCCAAGGACTATATGGTGAAGACGGAAATGTCGTGCTCGGCACCGAAATTCCCCATTGCCGACACCGATGCCATTGTGAACAAGTATCAAGTGCACTATCAGATCATACTCAGCTCGAATTCGGCGATGCATCGTGGTCTGAATGCGCTGCGTAAGTTTCTGTTGGCCTTTCGTCGGGAGAGTCGCAAACTGGATCTGAGCAGTGAGACGCCTTTCGTGTTGGGCGACATGTTTCACAAGCCCATCAAGTTCTTTATGGATTTGGCCGAGGAGTTGTTTGGCTACTTCCATTGCAGTTATCTCAAGCTCGACTGTGGCTCACGTCATCTGGATCCTGCCGATTTGATGGCCGTGGAGAACTATCAAAAAATACTTGCGCCCTGCGAGGAATTCGATGAATATCTGCAACACAATCTGGGCTATTGCCAGTGCCTACGTCCCGTCCAGCCGTGCCCTCCCGTGCCGCGACAAACGCCACCAAAGACCAACGGACTGGAGCAGCTGATGGTGTTGGCTCAGCAGCGACGTTGCGCTCGACGCGTGAGCAAGATGACAGCCAAGACGGAGGAAGTTGTGCAGGCAACGCCATCGAAGCAGGAATCCGTCGAACTCAATCTGGAGCACGAGTTGCGCATGAATCAGCTGAGCATGCGTCTGGCCATGTTGCGGCAATCGCGGGGCAACTTCCAAACCGGCTACGATCGTGATATTGTGGAGCAAATGATCTACGCCCTGAGTCCATCGCTGATGCCCGATACGTATTTGCCGCCACAGTCGAGAGCGGCTCCCACTTTGAGTTCCCCGCCAGCTTTATAG